In a genomic window of Occallatibacter riparius:
- a CDS encoding DUF3857 domain-containing transglutaminase family protein — MAGLRNQLTGWAAVTVLIAAACMPASASWFSKGQPVPDWGVQAAKTPTPAAAVVKDATAVILYDEYVETIDGNGRATERERQVIRILKPQGRHNTCEVSYDVDEKLNYFRVWTIAADEKNTYEAQPTDFVEQGDTDVPVMLSTRKARIAHPPAVDVGATIVCESEEVMKPYMQEKVWTLQNGIPVVFQALELDLPAGHSYSEAWHRFDPVKPAQVAPNHWRWELKDVPALNLRDVPSSPEWFALAGRMTVQWGDAAIAEKDQEWRALGQWVTKLEQDRPTPSPEITARVNELVAGAPDFYSKLSRITEDIQKNIRYFIVSRGIGGLQANHAGDIYRNRYGDCKDKTTLLIAMLQVAGIKAYYVPVDHRRGVVDPEDPSLLGDHMITAIEVPDDVQDARLQAVVKGKDGKRYLIFDPTDQRTPVGNLPSNEQGGYGLLAAGGSSQVIALPVLPPTANGTERTGAFSLQADGTLTGSLDTVHSGPDGSDMRYLLKDTDEKQRREYLEKKIARDLPGVSLTSFEFVQPPALDKPLEFHYKLTASQYAHTAGPLLLVRPRVVGSYAMPFDDKPRQVPIDLDATGRWKDSFDITLPDGYVVDETPDPVDLDVDFASYHSAVSAKGKTLHYEREYVVKKVEIAAGKAAEFRKLQSAILMDEKGTAVLKKAAN, encoded by the coding sequence ATGGCAGGTTTGAGGAACCAATTGACTGGATGGGCTGCGGTGACCGTATTGATCGCGGCGGCTTGTATGCCGGCTTCGGCGAGCTGGTTCAGCAAGGGCCAGCCGGTACCGGACTGGGGCGTGCAGGCCGCTAAAACGCCCACGCCGGCTGCCGCGGTGGTGAAGGATGCCACTGCGGTGATTCTCTATGACGAGTACGTCGAGACGATCGACGGTAACGGCAGGGCGACGGAACGCGAGCGCCAGGTCATCCGCATTCTGAAGCCACAGGGGCGGCACAACACCTGCGAAGTCAGCTACGACGTCGACGAGAAGTTGAACTATTTCCGCGTGTGGACTATCGCGGCGGATGAAAAGAACACATACGAAGCGCAGCCTACGGATTTTGTGGAGCAGGGCGATACCGACGTGCCCGTCATGCTCTCAACGCGCAAGGCCCGCATCGCACATCCTCCGGCCGTTGACGTGGGCGCGACGATCGTATGCGAGTCAGAAGAGGTGATGAAGCCCTACATGCAGGAGAAGGTCTGGACCCTGCAGAACGGTATTCCGGTGGTGTTCCAGGCGCTGGAACTGGACCTGCCAGCGGGTCATTCTTATTCCGAGGCGTGGCACCGGTTTGATCCGGTGAAGCCGGCGCAGGTTGCGCCCAATCACTGGCGGTGGGAATTGAAAGATGTGCCGGCGCTGAACCTGCGGGATGTGCCCTCGTCGCCGGAATGGTTCGCGCTTGCCGGGCGCATGACAGTGCAATGGGGAGATGCAGCCATCGCCGAAAAGGACCAGGAGTGGCGTGCGCTCGGACAGTGGGTGACGAAGCTTGAGCAGGACCGTCCCACGCCATCGCCGGAGATTACTGCCCGGGTGAATGAGCTTGTCGCCGGCGCGCCGGACTTCTATTCCAAGCTGAGCCGGATCACCGAAGACATCCAGAAGAACATCCGTTATTTCATTGTCAGCCGAGGCATTGGCGGCCTCCAGGCGAATCATGCGGGGGATATCTATCGCAATCGTTATGGCGACTGCAAGGACAAGACCACTCTTCTGATCGCGATGTTGCAGGTGGCTGGGATCAAGGCCTATTACGTCCCCGTGGATCACCGGCGCGGGGTCGTCGATCCGGAGGACCCGTCGCTGCTAGGCGATCACATGATCACGGCGATCGAGGTCCCCGATGATGTGCAGGACGCGCGCCTGCAGGCTGTGGTGAAGGGCAAGGACGGCAAGCGATACCTGATTTTTGATCCCACCGATCAGCGGACGCCGGTGGGTAACCTGCCCTCAAACGAGCAGGGTGGTTATGGGCTGCTGGCCGCGGGCGGATCGAGCCAGGTGATCGCGCTGCCGGTGCTGCCGCCGACCGCTAACGGCACGGAGCGCACAGGAGCATTCTCGCTTCAGGCGGACGGCACGCTGACCGGATCGCTAGATACGGTCCACAGCGGCCCTGACGGCAGCGACATGCGCTATCTGCTCAAGGACACCGATGAAAAGCAGCGGCGCGAGTATCTGGAGAAGAAGATTGCGCGCGATTTGCCGGGGGTGTCGCTGACTTCGTTCGAGTTTGTGCAGCCTCCGGCGCTCGACAAGCCGCTGGAGTTCCACTACAAGCTGACGGCCAGCCAGTATGCGCATACGGCCGGTCCTCTGCTGCTGGTGCGGCCGCGCGTGGTCGGGTCCTATGCCATGCCTTTCGATGACAAGCCTCGCCAGGTGCCGATCGATCTGGATGCTACCGGGAGGTGGAAGGACTCCTTCGACATCACTCTGCCCGACGGCTATGTGGTGGACGAGACCCCTGACCCGGTGGATCTGGACGTGGATTTCGCCAGCTATCACTCCGCGGTAAGTGCCAAGGGCAAGACCCTTCACTACGAACGCGAGTACGTGGTGAAGAAAGTGGAGATAGCTGCCGGCAAAGCTGCGGAGTTCCGCAAACTGCAGTCGGCGATTCTGATGGATGAGAAGGGGACAGCGGTGCTGAAGAAGGCCGCCAACTAG